In a genomic window of Longimicrobium sp.:
- a CDS encoding lysophospholipid acyltransferase family protein, with the protein MGILRALWMVFWMTVATFTYGGMAIILALFGVRGHLFVAWSRQWARIALWSSGSRAVAHGMENVKPGEPFILVANHVSWFDVFAIAVLLKVDFHFVAKKELERVPVFGLAWKAAGHISIDRSNRERAVESLRVAGQQMREQRSVVIIFAEGTRSRTGRLQPFKKGAFVLAHETGIPIIPTVVTGSYDIMRPDTFSVRPATIHVYFESPVTVRPGEDLEALTERVRAVFVERLAETESMPPLEAGPANLSGPARRIS; encoded by the coding sequence ATGGGAATCCTGCGGGCGCTCTGGATGGTGTTCTGGATGACGGTCGCCACCTTCACCTACGGGGGAATGGCGATCATCCTGGCGCTGTTCGGCGTGAGGGGGCACCTCTTCGTGGCCTGGTCGCGGCAGTGGGCGCGCATCGCCCTGTGGTCCAGCGGGTCGCGGGCGGTGGCGCACGGGATGGAGAACGTGAAGCCCGGCGAGCCCTTCATCCTGGTGGCCAACCACGTGTCGTGGTTCGACGTGTTCGCCATCGCCGTGCTGCTGAAGGTGGACTTCCACTTCGTCGCCAAGAAGGAGCTGGAGCGGGTGCCCGTCTTCGGCTTGGCGTGGAAGGCCGCGGGGCACATCTCCATCGACCGCAGCAACCGCGAGCGCGCGGTGGAAAGCCTGCGCGTCGCCGGGCAGCAGATGCGCGAGCAGCGGAGCGTGGTGATCATTTTCGCCGAGGGCACGCGCTCGCGCACGGGGCGCCTGCAGCCGTTCAAGAAAGGCGCGTTCGTTCTGGCGCACGAGACGGGCATCCCCATCATCCCCACGGTGGTGACGGGCAGCTACGACATCATGCGCCCCGACACCTTTTCCGTGCGCCCGGCCACCATCCACGTCTACTTCGAGTCGCCGGTGACGGTGCGGCCTGGCGAAGACCTGGAAGCGCTCACGGAGCGGGTGCGCGCCGTGTTCGTGGAGCGCCTCGCCGAAACCGAGTCGATGCCGCCACTGGAGGCTGGCCCGGCAAATCTTTCCGGTCCCGCCCGCCGCATATCCTGA
- the thiL gene encoding thiamine-phosphate kinase yields the protein MRERPPATPGPRLAPGPEFDLIRGFLANGPAEGARADVRVAPGDDCAVVAAEGVALSTDMSVEGVHFRRDWLTPHEIGWRAAAAALSDLAAVAARPIGILVSLAVPTEDAGEFTQQLMAGCREAAESVGGLLLGGDTTRSPGPVVVDVTVVGEAPRPVLRSGARHGHEVWVTGELGGAAACVAALEAGKQPKPGARARFARPVPRIREALWLLGRGAPSAMIDLSDGLAGDAAHLSASSGVAILLVPELIPVHPAGRSRTREATLAAGLHGGEDYELCFTAPVGAVQPHVDAFVRAFGVPLCCVGRVGGGAGVWFVDAEGHRTPVQGGGWQHFRDGA from the coding sequence ATGCGCGAACGCCCGCCCGCCACCCCCGGCCCCCGCCTGGCGCCCGGCCCCGAGTTCGACCTGATCCGCGGCTTTCTCGCGAACGGGCCGGCCGAAGGGGCGCGGGCCGACGTGCGCGTGGCTCCCGGCGACGACTGCGCCGTCGTGGCGGCCGAGGGGGTGGCGCTCTCCACCGACATGAGCGTGGAGGGGGTTCACTTCCGCCGCGACTGGCTGACGCCGCACGAGATCGGCTGGCGTGCGGCGGCGGCGGCGCTCAGCGACCTGGCCGCCGTGGCTGCCCGGCCCATCGGCATCCTGGTGTCGCTCGCGGTGCCCACGGAGGACGCGGGCGAGTTCACCCAGCAGCTGATGGCGGGGTGCCGCGAGGCGGCAGAGTCCGTCGGCGGGCTGCTGCTGGGCGGCGATACCACCCGCTCGCCCGGGCCCGTGGTAGTGGACGTCACCGTCGTGGGCGAGGCGCCGCGCCCCGTGCTGCGCTCCGGCGCAAGGCACGGGCACGAGGTGTGGGTCACGGGCGAGCTGGGCGGCGCCGCGGCGTGCGTGGCGGCGCTGGAGGCGGGGAAGCAGCCCAAGCCCGGCGCGCGCGCCCGCTTCGCGCGCCCGGTGCCACGCATCCGCGAGGCCCTGTGGCTGCTGGGCCGCGGCGCTCCCTCCGCCATGATCGATCTTTCCGACGGCCTGGCGGGCGATGCCGCGCACCTCTCTGCTTCCAGCGGCGTGGCCATCCTCCTGGTTCCCGAGTTGATCCCCGTGCATCCGGCGGGCCGCTCACGCACTCGTGAGGCGACGCTGGCGGCCGGCCTTCACGGCGGCGAAGACTATGAACTCTGCTTCACCGCGCCGGTCGGTGCCGTGCAGCCCCACGTAGACGCGTTCGTGCGGGCCTTCGGCGTGCCACTATGCTGCGTGGGCCGCGTGGGTGGGGGTGCCGGCGTGTGGTTCGTGGATGCCGAGGGGCACCGCACTCCCGTGCAGGGCGGCGGATGGCAGCACTTCCGCGACGGCGCCTGA